Proteins found in one Hoplias malabaricus isolate fHopMal1 chromosome 17, fHopMal1.hap1, whole genome shotgun sequence genomic segment:
- the fermt3b gene encoding fermitin family homolog 3b — protein sequence MAAWDLSVMMEDLGPDSPPIKISVTSDLHIGGVIFKIVEKTGLQQDWSDHALWWEQKQQWLLRTSWTLDKYGVHADARLLFSPQHKPLRLGLPNGVNLRLRACFSTSVFRTVQGICKVLNIRHPEELSLLRPVEEKKKKKDKDSAKDEYDLTDVPLTSGSVPTLYEGMPAHFADSPKTQAVYKMLSFCQPSPAPEVITKLYRPASKVDKTHIHTRWLDSSRSLMQQGIQENDKLWLRFKYYTFYDMEPKYDAVRLTQLYEQARWAILLEDNDCTEEEMMLFGALQYHISKLSQSQEVSSCQGMDDLDSALKSLEVKLVGDNKSTDLLKNMTPPELNDYLKIFRPKRLTLRDYKQYWFKFQDTSIFYYKSKEDSYGEPIQQMNLKGCEVTPEVNIAGQKFCIRLLIPVPEGMNEVYLRCENEKQYAEWMAACKLASKGLTLLDSSYQTEVKNIQTFLSMQRSNSSTSTPQMDESINTQSLVSPRYNKKYKPKQLTPRILEAYQNVAQLSLAAAMLKFLQIWQSLPDFGISYFMVRFKGSRKDEVLGIANNRLLRIDLGVGDVVKTWRYNNMRQWNVNWDIRQVAIEFDGNINIAFSCVNGDCKIVHEYIGGYIFMSTRSRQPNDTLNEELFHKLTGGHEAL from the exons aTGGCAGCTTGGGACCTATCAGTCATGATGGAGGATCTGGGCCCTGATTCCCCACCCATTAAAATCAGCGTAACCTCTGATCTCCACATAGGAGGTGTCATTTTCAAGATTGTGGAGAAGACAG GTTTGCAGCAGGACTGGTCAGACCATGCTCTCTGGTGGGAGCAGAAGCAGCAGTGGCTCTTGCGGACCTCCTGGACTCTGGACAAATATGGGGTCCACGCAGACGCTCGCTTGCTCTTCTCCCCCCAGCACAAACCCCTGCGGCTAGGCCTCCCTAACGGGGTCAACTTGCGGCTCCGAGCTTGCTTCTCCACCTCCGTGTTCCGCACCGTGCAGGGCATCTGCAAGGTCCTGA ACATCCGCCACCCAGAGGAACTCTCCCTGTTACGGCCtgtggaggagaagaagaaaaagaaagacaaagattCTGCAAAGGATGAGTACGACCTCACAGATGTGCCACTGACCTCAG GATCTGTTCCCACTCTGTATGAAGGGATGCCAGCTCATTTTGCTGACTCTCCTAAAACTCAGGCTGTGTATAAGATGCTGTCCTTCTGCCAGCCTTCTCCTGCTCCAGAGGTCATCACTAAACTGTACCGACCGGCCAGCAAAGTGGATAAAACACATATCCACACCAG GTGGCTGGATTCCTCCCGTTCGCTTATGCAGCAGGGAATACAGGAGAACGACAAGCTGTGGCTTCGCTTCAAATACTACACCTTTTATGACATGGAGCctaag taCGATGCAGTGCGCTTGACTCAGCTGTATGAACAGGCTCGCTGGGCCATTCTGCTAGAGGATAACGACTGCACTGAGGAGGAGATGATGCTGTTTGGAGCTCTGCAG tatcacATCAGTAAGCTGTCTCAGTCTCAGGAGGTGAGCTCTTGTCAGGGAATGGATGATCTGGACTCTGCCCTGAAGTCATTGGAGGTGAAGCTGGTGGGCGACAATAAGAGCACAGACTTGTTG AAAAATATGACTCCTCCAGAACTGAAtgactatttaaaaatatttcg CCCCAAGAGACTGACTCTGAGGGATTATAAACAGTACTGGTTCAAGTTTCAGGACACATCCATCTTCTATTACAAAAGTAAAGAGGACAGTTACGGAGAACCCATTCAACAGATGAATCTGAAAG GCTGTGAAGTGACTCCTGAGGTGAATATAGCAGGACAAAAGTTCTGCATCAGACTCCTGATTCCAGTGCCTGAGGGCATGAATGAGGTCTATCTGAGGTGTGAAAAT GAGAAGCAGTATGCTGAATGGATGGCCGCCTGTAAGCTGGCATCTAAAGGCCTGACCCTGCTGGACAGTTCTTATCAGACTGAGGTGAAGAACATCCAGACATTTTTGTCCATGCAGCGCTCCAACTCATCTACTTCCACGCCACAAATGGACGAGAGCATCAACACACAGAGCCTTGTCTCACCTCGctacaataaaaaatacaagCCCAAGCAG TTAACTCCACGTATCCTGGAGGCCTATCAGAATGTGGCTCAACTCTCTCTGGCAGCAGCAATGTTGAAGTTCCTCCAGATATGGCAGTCCCTCCCTGACTTTGGCATTTCCTACTTCATGGTCAG atttaaagGTAGCCGTAAAGACGAGGTACTGGGAATTGCAAATAATCGCCTGCTTCGTATTGACCTTGGAGTGGGAGATGTAGTGAAGACATGGCGTTACAACAACATGAGACAGTGGAACGTCAACTGGGACATACGACAG GTAGCCATTGAATTTGATGGCAACATCAACATAGCGTTCAGCTGTGTAAATGGAGACTGTAAGATTGTACACGAGTACATCGGAGGCTACATCTTCATGTCAACACGTTCAAGACAGCCTAATGACACCCTGAATGAGGAGCTCTTCCACAAACTCACTGGGGGACATGAGGCTCTCTGA
- the flrt1b gene encoding leucine-rich repeat transmembrane protein FLRT1, translating to MAAESLVELRDWLFLLLLCLTLLVEVLEFAAATAAITEAALSEAELQGDVPCPSACRCDDGFIYCNDRGLSIIPPLPLTAAVLYLQNNRIDNAGLPISLEQRMTVQVVYLYDNELDDFPTHLPPSLRELHLQDNNIRTLPRSALARLPLLEKLHMDDNSISTVSIEDKAFANNPRLRLLFLSRNHLSSIPSGLPSSLEELRLDDNRISTIPTHAFRGLTSLRRLFLDGNLLANQRIADDTFSRLSNLTELSLVRNSLQSPPLNLPSSHLLRLYLQDNAMAHMPRGSLDGMHRLQKLDLSGNNLTTLPRGLFRDLDSISQLLLRGNPWHCGCNLRWLHDWLHVRGSSVTVRGLTCHGPEKVRGRSLRDLTVQMEQCEVPVDSLGSVGGLGGGDGGKRERGDFPTDTPTTTTVQLPQGSLFTLRSRRPVHRYPDLGQDSNLGGEGGVAGKTLVISVKPLTPETVHITWQAAQPASAFRLSWLRLGNNPAMGSITETLVPGDRREYLLTQLQPQSSYIICLVPLVVNKGRWTSITATGGFNMNSDSEHEHPACARTETADPQVQPGADQGQDIQGTDELAALPLAGIIGGVTACVSLFLIFGIFCWYGHRAGYLTAEEHAGVYGRDVVGTRSGAKHYDDYVESGTIKDTSILEIGTPGFQMTPLAAHQPLQPKAKVEDMTYIHTIFPSNNTTLYRSTLNHTANPGYGTNRGYREGGIPDIDYAYT from the coding sequence ATGGCAGCTGAAAGCCTGGTTGAGCTCAGAGACTGGCTGTTTCTGCTTCTTCTCTGCCTCACACTATTGGTGGAAGTACTGGAGTTTGCTGCAGCAACAGCTGCCATCACTGAGGCAGCACTTAGTGAGGCAGAGCTTCAAGGGGATGTACCGTGTCCATCAGCATGCAGATGTGACGACGGATTCATTTACTGCAATGACCGAGGACTAAGCATTATACCACCTTTACCTTTAACGGCAGCTGTTCTCTATTTACAGAACAATCGTATCGACAATGCTGGCTTACCAATATCCCTAGAACAACGAATGACTGTTCAAGTAGTTTATCTTTATGACAATGAACTTGATGATTTTCCGACACACCTGCCTCCATCGTTGCGAGAACTCCACCTTCAGGACAATAATATACGAACTTTACCCCGTTCGGCTCTCGCACGTTTACCGTTGCTAGAGAAACTCCACATGGAtgataattcaatatcaacaGTAAGCATTGAAGACAAGGCATTTGCCAATAATCCACGGCTACGCCTTCTCTTCTTGTCACGAAACCACCTCTCAAGTATACCATCGGGGTTGCCGTCATCACTTGAAGAGCTTCGATTGGATGACAACCGAATATCAACAATTCCAACACATGCCTTCAGGGGACTCACTTCGCTTAGACGCCTCTTCCTTGATGGGAACCTGTTGGCGAATCAACGTATCGCTGACGACACATTTTCACGGCTGTCTAATTTAACAGAGCTCTCTTTGGTACGTAATTCCCTTCAGTCCCCACCTTTAAATCTTCCCAGCTCACATCTTCTCCGACTTTACCTGCAGGATAATGCCATGGCTCATATGCCAAGGGGTTCGTTGGATGGCATGCATAGGCTGCAGAAACTCGATTTGTCAGGCAACAACCTTACAACCCTGCCCAGAGGTTTATTCAGGGACCTGGACAGCATTTCACAGCTGCTTCTCCGTGGAAATCCTTGGCACTGCGGCTGTAACCTCCGCTGGCTCCATGACTGGTTGCATGTTCGAGGTTCATCAGTAACTGTGAGGGGTCTGACATGTCATGGACCTGAAAAAGTCAGGGGCCGATCTCTTAGGGATCTCACGGTTCAAATGGAGCAGTGTGAGGTGCCTGTGGACAGCCTGGGTAGTGTTGGAGGGCTTGGGGGAGGTGATGGAGGCAAACGAGAGAGAGGGGATTTTCCAACTGACACCCCAACTACAACAACTGTTCAACTTCCACAAGGTTCTCTATTCACACTCAGGTCCAGGAGGCCTGTGCACAGATACCCTGATTTAGGGCAGGACAGTAATTTAGGGGGTGAAGGTGGGGTTGCTGGCAAAACGCTGGTCATCAGTGTAAAACCCTTAACACCAGAAACAGTTCATATTACATGGCAGGCTGCCCAGCCGGCATCAGCTTTCAGACTCTCTTGGTTAAGGCTAGGCAACAACCCGGCTATGGGCTCCATCACAGAGACACTAGTCCCAGGCGACCGCAGAGAGTATTTGCTCACTCAGCTACAACCTCAGTCAAGTTACATTATCTGCTTGGTGCCTCTTGTTGTCAACAAGGGAAGATGGACATCAATTACAGCAACAGGGGGGTTTAATATGAACTCTGACTCAGAGCATGAGCATCCTGCTTGTGCCAGAACAGAGACAGCTGACCCCCAAGTTCAGCCTGGAGCTGATCAGGGACAGGACATTCAGGGTACAGATGAACTAGCTGCCTTACCGCTTGCAGGAATTATAGGAGGGGTGACAGCATGTGTTTCCTTGTTCTTAATTTTTGGGATCTTCTGCTGGTATGGACATCGTGCAGGATATCTTACAGCTGAGGAACACGCTGGGGTCTATGGACGAGATGTTGTGGGGACCCGTAGTGGTGCCAAGCATTATGATGACTATGTAGAATCTGGTACCATTAAAGACACCTCAATCTTAGAGATTGGAACTCCTGGTTTCCAGATGACACCACTGGCAGCCCACCAACCTTTGCAGCCAAAAGCAAAGGTTGAGGACATGACATACATCCATACAATCTTTCCCTCAAATAATACAACCCTTTACAGGAGTACCCTTAACCACACAGCAAATCCAGGCTACGGGACCAACCGCGGCTACAGAGAAGGAGGGATACCAGATATAGATTATGCTTACACGTGA
- the trpt1 gene encoding tRNA 2'-phosphotransferase 1 produces MDGPQRGSGKRGRGGRGNRGENRDVRLSKSMSYALRHGAAKMGLHMSSDGFMFVDELLAHQQFSSFSLEDLERVVATNDKQRFKLQQHPETGRLQIRANQGHSVQVEDLELRAVELDSPDCPKEAVHGSYMKHWASIRSRGLSRMSRTHIHLAPGLPGEGQVISGMRQSCDLAVYIDVPKALSDGIKFYWSENRVLLTTGDGEGLLAPRYFIRAQRLKPLPCELELQ; encoded by the exons ATGGACGGTCCACAACGAGGGAGTGGAAAAAGGGGAAGAGGTGGACGAGGGAACCGAGGAGAa AACAGAGATGTACGTCTGTCAAAATCAATGTCTTATGCCCTGAGACATGGTGCCGCTAAAATGGGGCTTCACATGAGCTCAG ATGGCTTCATGTTTGTGGATGAACTTCTTGCTCATCAGCAGTTCAGCTCCTTTTCTCTGGAGGATTTAGAGAGGGTTGTGGCCACTAATGACAAACAGCGCTTTAAACTGCAGCAACACCCAGAGACTGGACGCCTGCAGATCCGGGCCAATCAGGGCCACTCTGTACAG GTTGAAGATCTGGAGTTGagagcagtggagctggattCTCCAGATTGTCCTAAGGAGGCTGTTCATGGCTCTTATATGAAGCACTGGGCCTCTATTCGCAGCAGGGGTCTAAGCAGGATGAGcagaacacacatacacctggcACCAGGGCTGCCTGGAGAGGGCCAAGTTATCAGTG GTATGAGGCAGAGTTGTGATCTTGCTGTGTACATTGATGTCCCAAAAGCCCTCTCAG ATGGCATTAAATTCTACTGGTCAGAAAACAGAGTGTTGCTGACAACAGGTGATGGAGAGGGGCTGCTTGCTCCCAGATATTTCATCCGTGCTCAAAGATTAAAACCATTAC catGTGAACTTGAACTGCAGTAG
- the ctsf gene encoding cathepsin F, with product MDMKLSRCVLVFVLALSCSVRASGADTEGLEIPGAPLNLPVTDPGLEKAVRFAEERYNIGSNGVHIRRVSRIISASKQLVKGVRYSITVEIGKTQCKKAEVLHISEACEFFPESQKQKTEVCLFEVWDIPWQNKSTLLKQKCQPAVSKETQKIVRVSLSRDKPTKESLELLTKFKDFMVKYNRTYSSQEEAEKRLRIFQQNLKTAEVLQSLDKGTAEYGVTKFSDLTEDEFRLMYLNPLLNQWSLQKKMKPVTSASKAAPESWDWREHGAVSQVKDQGMCGSCWAFSVTGNIEGQWYKKTGQLVSLSEQELVDCDKLDQACGGGLPSNAYEAIENLGGLETETDYSYTGHKQSCDFSTRKVAAYINSSVELSKDENEIAAWLAENGPVSAALNAFAMQFYRKGISHPLKIFCNPWMIDHAVLLVGYGERNGIPFWSIKNSWGEDYGEQGYYYLYKGSRLCGINKMCSSAVVN from the exons ATGGATATGAAGCTGAGCCgctgtgtgttggtgtttgtccTGGCGCTGAGCTGCTCTGTCCGCGCTTCAGGAGCCGACACTGAGGGGCTCGAAATCCCCGGAGCTCCGCTGAATCTCCCGGTAACGGACCCGGGTCTCGAGAAGGCGGTGAGATTCGCCGAGGAGCGGTACAACATCGGCTCTAACGGTGTGCACATCCGCAGAGTCAGCAGGATCATCTCCGCCAGTAAACAG CTGGTGAAGGGTGTACGATACAGCATTACTGTAGAGATTGGAAAAACTCAGTGCAAGAAGGCTGAAGTTCTGCACATTTCTGAGGCCTGTGAGTTCTTCCCAGAGTCACAGAAACAGAAG ACGGAGGTGTGCTTATTTGAGGTGTGGGACATTCCCTGGCAGAACAAGTCAACTCTACTCAAACAGAAATGTCAGCCAGCAG tttcaaaGGAGACCCAAAAGATTGTGcgtgtttctctctctcgtgaCAAACCCACTAAG gAATCTCTGGAGCTTCTGACGAAGTTTAAGGACTTCATGGTCAAATACAACCGCACATACAGCTCTCAAGAGG AGGCAGAGAAGCGGCTGCGTATTTTCCAGCAGAATCTGAAAACAGCTGAAGTCCTGCAGTCTCTGGACAAAGGCACGGCTGAGTATGGTGTCACCAAGTTCAGTGACctcacag AGGATGAGTTTAGACTGATGTACTTGAATCCACTGTTGAATCAGTGGAGCCTGCAAAAAAAGATGAAGCCTGTGACTTCAGCCAGCAAAGCAGCACCGGAGAGCTGGGACTGGAGAGAACATGGAGCTGTCAGCCAAGTCAAGGACCAG GGGATGTGTGGCTCCTGCTGGGCATTTTCTGTAACTGGAAACATTGAAGGCCAGTGGTACAAAAAGACTGGACAGCTGGTCTCCCTCTCAGAGCAAG AACTGGTGGACTGTGATAAGCTGGACCAAGCCTGTGGAGGTGGACTTCCATCCAATGCTTATGAAGCTATTGAAAATCTTG GTGGTTTGGAGACTGAAACAGACTACAGCTACACAGGACACAAGCAGAGTTGTGACTTTTCCACTAGAAAAGTAGCGGCCTATATTAACAGCTCAGTAGAGTTGTCCAAGGATGAGAATG aaaTAGCTGCGTGGCTGGCTGAGAATGGGCCTGTGTCAGCTGCACTCAATGCCTTTGCAATGCag ttttacAGAAAAGGAATCTCTCACCCTCTGAAGATTTTCTGCAACCCCTGGATGATTGATCATGCAGTGCTGCTTGTTGGATATGGAGAAC GTAATGGCATTCCATTCTGGTCCATTAAGAACAGCTGGGGAGAGGACTATGGCGAGCAG GGTTACTACTACCTGTACAAAGGATCCAGACTGTGTGGAATTAACAAGATGTGTTCATCTGCAGTTGTTAACTAG